The bacterium genome includes a region encoding these proteins:
- a CDS encoding dTDP-4-dehydrorhamnose 3,5-epimerase family protein: MIEGVKTHKLTVHCDERGRLMEMLRRDDPDMDVTFGQVYMTTAYPGVTKAWHYHKYQTDHFVCVKGMMKVVLYDARPDSLTSGEVNEFFIGEHNQMIVEIPALVYHGFKCISDTEAIVINTTTNTYNYKEPDEYRVAPHSGEIPYDWSRKDG; encoded by the coding sequence ATGATTGAAGGTGTCAAGACACACAAACTGACCGTGCACTGCGATGAACGCGGGCGCCTGATGGAAATGCTCCGCCGCGACGATCCGGACATGGACGTGACCTTCGGGCAGGTCTATATGACGACCGCCTACCCCGGCGTTACGAAGGCTTGGCACTATCACAAGTACCAAACGGATCACTTCGTCTGCGTGAAGGGCATGATGAAAGTCGTCCTATACGACGCTCGCCCCGACTCCCTCACCAGCGGCGAAGTGAATGAGTTTTTCATCGGCGAACACAACCAGATGATCGTCGAGATCCCCGCTCTCGTGTATCATGGCTTCAAGTGCATCAGCGACACCGAGGCGATCGTGATCAACACGACGACGAATACCTACAACTACAAAGAGCCAGACGAATACCGCGTCGCCCCCCACAGCGGAGAGATTCCGTACGATTGGTCGCGGAAGGATGGGTAG
- a CDS encoding response regulator encodes MRVLVIEDCESNAEILAELVKSSGHEVRVAYDGESGLEQARLYCPHVVFTDYRMPGMDGLEVCQRLRQMNRYAHVVMVTAFGSEKVALDALHHGASNYLTKPINPDYLMYMLGKYDENVQSQEDLRRVNQCICRISTDIEMPCNPRLVAPVVDRILREVEDQWPQADINGLHLGLEEILRNAIEHGNLEIGMETKTIALREFRLTELIEERMEEPKLAERTVKIHYEIEDGCMTCVIEDEGPGFDYEHLPDPLSEDGLERLNGRGIFLTRAFFDEVNYQGRGNRVELVKHLAVDPSLDAIPTG; translated from the coding sequence ATGCGCGTACTGGTCATCGAGGATTGCGAGAGCAACGCGGAGATCCTGGCGGAGCTCGTGAAGTCCTCTGGCCATGAGGTTCGCGTCGCCTACGACGGCGAGTCCGGCCTCGAACAGGCTCGCCTCTACTGCCCTCACGTCGTCTTCACAGATTATCGCATGCCGGGCATGGATGGCCTGGAGGTCTGTCAGCGACTCCGCCAGATGAATCGCTACGCGCACGTCGTGATGGTCACGGCGTTCGGAAGCGAGAAGGTCGCGCTGGATGCGCTGCACCACGGCGCGAGCAATTACCTGACAAAGCCGATCAATCCAGACTACCTGATGTATATGCTCGGGAAGTACGACGAGAATGTGCAGTCGCAGGAAGACTTGCGCCGGGTCAACCAGTGCATCTGCCGGATCTCGACTGACATCGAAATGCCGTGCAATCCGCGACTGGTCGCGCCGGTTGTGGATCGGATTCTGCGCGAGGTGGAAGACCAGTGGCCACAGGCGGACATCAACGGTCTGCACTTGGGCCTCGAGGAGATTCTGCGGAACGCGATCGAGCACGGAAACCTCGAGATCGGCATGGAAACAAAGACCATTGCATTGCGCGAGTTCCGTCTGACCGAACTGATCGAAGAGCGCATGGAAGAGCCAAAGCTGGCCGAGCGAACTGTGAAGATCCACTACGAGATCGAAGACGGTTGCATGACGTGCGTGATCGAGGACGAGGGGCCCGGATTCGATTATGAGCACTTGCCGGATCCGCTTTCCGAGGACGGCCTCGAACGCCTGAATGGGCGAGGGATTTTCCTGACCCGTGCATTCTTCGACGAAGTGAACTACCAGGGCCGCGGCAATCGCGTGGAACTCGTTAAGCACCTGGCGGTCGATCCGAGCCTGGATGCGATCCCGACGGGATGA